ATAATGGAGACCTCTACTTCACATCGTCCCGGCCTGCGGACGAAGATGACGACGAGACCCAGGGTGCTGCCCTCTGGCGCATTCCCGAAGGTGGCGGAGAGGCCGAGCAGGTGTTGTCGCGGGCTGGCGGGGTGTCTGGCCTGATTGCCGCGAGCAGCGCGGAGACCATGATCGTCACCGCGCCAGTGCTGGCCGGGTCCACCGATGAGGAAGACGACGCAACCCGTCGCACCTTACGCAAAGACAAAAAGGTCGCAGCCATCCTGCATTCCGGGTATCCGATCCGTGATTGGGACCACGACATCGGCCCCGATGAAGCCCGCTTGTTTGCTCTCGAACAGAAGAAAACGGATGATGACGGCGGGCATGCCGGCACCTCGGATGCGAATCTGATGGCAACCAACGAGGGCGAACCACCACGTGAATTGCGCAATCTGACGCCGGATGCCAGGACTACTCTGGGCAGCGCCGACGTCGTCATTTCGGATGATGGGCGCACCGTGATCAGTTCCTGTCAGCGTTCGCTGGCCAAGGGCGACAGCCGCAGCTACCTCATTGCTATCGACGTCGAGTCGGGCCGTTCCCGCACGCTCCTCAGTGACGATTCAGCCGACTATTCGCCGGGACCGGTGAGCCCGGATGGGAGCCAGGTCATTGTGCAGATCAGCACGGTCACGGACGCCACAACGGCGCCGCGCAACAGCCTGGGACTGGTGTCCCTCGACGGCGGTACTCTGGTGACCCTGGCGGAGAATTGGAACCGCTGGCCCTCCGCAGCCGGGTGGCTACCGGACGGTACCGGCGTCGTTGTGACTGCAGACGACGACGGTGGGTGCCCAGTCTTCCTCATCGACGTGGGGACCAGCGACGTTCAGCGTCTGACCAAGGATGGGGCGTCATATTCCGACGTCGTCGTCAGTCCTACCGGGGACTGCGTGTATGCCCTGCGAAGCTCGTATGAGTTCCCTGCGGAGCCCGTGGAGGTGGACCTCTCGACCGGCAACGTGCGGACTCTCTCCTCGCCTGTTGATCGCCCAGCGCTACCGGGACGGCTGGAGCGGGTTGAAACAAGGGCCGACGACGGCACCCGCATTGCATCCTGGCTGGTGATGCCAGGTGGCGCGGCTGCGGCGGATCCCGCTCCTCTACTGCTGTGGATTCACGGGGGCCCACTGGGTTCCTGGAATGCGTGGTCCTGGCGGTGGACGCCGTGGAATATGGCTGCTCTTGGGTACGCGGTTCTGCTGCCGGACCCAGCACTATCCACTGGATATGGACAGGACTTCATTCAGCGCGGTTGGGGTTCGTGGGGCAGGGAGCCGTACACCGACCTCATGGCTGCTCTTGATGGTGTCCTGGACCGGCCCGACATTGATGAAACCCGCACGGCGGCCATGGGCGGTTCCTTTGGCGGCTACATGGCGAATTGGATTGCCGGGCAGACGGATAGGTTTAACTGCATCGTGACGCACGCAAGCCTCTGGGCGTTGGAGCAGTTTGGGCCCACCACGGACTTCTCCACCTATTGGGAGCGCGAGATGACTCCACAAATGGTGGAGGAGAATTCGCCGCATCAATCGGTAGCGAAAATTTCAACACCGATGCTCGTCATTCATGGCGACAAGGATTATCGTGTGCCCATTGGCGAAGGGCTACGCCTCTGGTATGACCTCATGTCGAAGTCGGCACTTCCGGCCGATGAGAAGGGTGAGACGAAGCATCGCTTCCTGTACTTCCCTGATGAGAATCACTGGATTCTTCAACCGCAGCATGCCCGTATCTGGTACCTCACGGTGCAGCACTTCCTGGGCCAGCATGGGATGGGGCCCGAGGTTGAACTGCCGAAAGAACTGGGTAGGTAAGGGCGCGGGTAACATTTCGGCGGGAGCGACGTCGGCGGACGTAGACTGGCTGGGTGGTTTCTGAATTCACTACCCGTCCAGCACGGACCGGCGACGTCGCCGCCATCAAGGAGCTCGTCGCTCCTTTCGCCGAAGACCGCGTGCTCATGGCAAAGGAGACCGTCGCTTACTTTGAGGGCGTGCAGGAGTTTCGGGTTGCCGTCGACGCCGATAAGTGCGTGATCGGATGCGGCGCCCTGCACGTGATGTGGGAAGATCTTGCCGAGGTGCGAACTTTGGCGGCTGCGCCTGATTGGCTCGGCCGCGGCGTGGGGCATGTGTTGTTGGAGGAGCTGCTGACGGGTGCCCGAGCGTTAGGTGTATCCCGCGTTTTCTGTTTGACGTTCGAGGTCGATTTCTTCCGCAGGCACGGCTTCGAGGTGATGGAGAATCAGTCGGCAATTGACCCAGTCATTTACTCGGAGCTCCTGCGCTCCCATGACGAGGGCGTCGCGGAGTTCCTCGATTTGGCCCGCGTGAAACCCAACACTTTAGGTAATACCCGCATGATTTGCACGCTGTAATACGCTCTGGACACTTTCGCGAAGATGTGCAACTGTGAATATGAGGTGCTGCACGCGCCTCTGGTTTGCCTACTGGTGGGCCGGTGTCACGGTGAAAGTGAGGCGTCATGGGACTTAAAGACATGGTCAACAAGGCCAAGGATTTCATGGGCAACGAGGAAAACCACGACAAGATCAACGGCTTCGTGGACAACGCCCAGGAGAAGCATGGAGACAAGCTCGGTGCACACGGTGGCAAAGTCAACGATTTCGTTGACCGTCAGCAGGAGGAGCGTTTTGGTAGCGGCCAAGGGCAAGGTACCGAGGGCCAAGCCAACGAGGCTCAGGGCACCGAGGGCCAGGGCACCGAGGGCCAGGGCACCGAGGGCAAGGGCCACGAGGGCAAGCGCGACGGCCAGAACTAGCCAGCTCCCTGCGGGCACGATAAACTAAGTAGGCTTCGTACGTTAGTTCGTATTCGTAGCCTTTCCCTCCATGGGAATCGTCGATCGACTGGAAAGAGGTTTAATTATGGGACTCGGAGACAAGATCTCAAACAAGGCCGAAGAAGTCGGTGGCAAAGCCAAGCAGGGTTTTGGCGACGCTACTGATAACGAAAGCCTCCAGGCCGAAGGCCATGGCGATCAGGCCAAAGCTGAGACCAAGCAGGCCGGTGAAAAGGTCAAGGACCATTTCAAGGACGACAACAAATAATTCTTTGAGCCCCGATCTGGTTGGGGCTGACTGGCGGTGGGAGGGACATTGTCCCTCCCACCGTCAGTCAATCGTACGTTCTGCTCGGCGTATCCGTGAGGAACGATAGTCAAAGCGGCAAACCGATACCTACGTCCTGCACAGACACCAGACCATCGTTGAGTAGGCCATCCAGCGCACGTTCGAGCTGCGCGGCAGGTGCCTTCAGCGCATGTAGTTTCCCGACGGCGCCTGAAACAGAAGCGCCTGATCCGGCCAGACAATCTGCGATCGCCAGATCAACGGGTTCGTGGAGCAGGACACCCCGGGAAACGGGGCCAGTAGATGCGCGGAGGACCGCCATCATTGCGCCGCGCACTTGCCTGTCCGTTCCGGCCCATGATTGGCCCCTGGGGACGCAATCTGGCGCAGGTCGCCCGGCGAGGACCCACACGCGCACCTATCCAACAACGGACACGCCGTGCACTTAGGCGAGCGTGCCGTACACACAAGCGCTCCGAGCTCCATGACCGAGGCGTTCCACTTCCGCTGGCCGACCGGTCCTGAATCATCCGGCATCAGCTCTGTGGCCAGCCGTGTCTCCGCGGCAGTTAGTGATTGCGCTGGCAGGGCCTTTCCGGTGACGGCTCGGGCGTGGACACGACGGATGTTGGTGTCAATCACTGTTGCGGGTAGGTCGAAAGCAAAAGAGGCAATCGCGGCAGCCGTATACGTTCCCACGCCCGGCAGGCTCACAAGCTTGTCGTAGGAGGCGGGGATGACGCCGTCGTGCTCGTTGACCATGACAACGGCTGCGGCATGCAGCCGCAGCGCACGTCTGGGGTATCCAAGCTGGCCCCAACGCCGTATGGCTTCACCGGTTGACGACGCGGCAAGATCTGCCGGTGTGGGCCAGAGCCGCATCCACTCTTCCCACACGGGCAGCACGCGGACCACCGGCGTCTGCTGCAGCATGAATTCACTGACCATGATTCCCCAGGCGGAGCACTCTGGTGAGCGCCACGGCAAGATCCGGGCGTTGGTGTCGAACCAGTTCCCCACCAAAGAGTGGAGGGCGTTCTTGGACGTTGATTCAGGCACGGAAATCCTTGGCGGGTGGTGATACCGGTTGTGAGGCAATACTCTACTTCCCGGCGTGGTCACGTCTGTAATCCCGCTGAGGTGCCTAGCCTTTAACCATGGCGGGACAGGAGAGCGGCGCATCGCGCACAACCAACGGGCAACGCAGGGTGAGCCCGGCGGTTTACCGGCGACGACGGCTCGTGGTGGGCGTCCTG
This region of Arthrobacter roseus genomic DNA includes:
- a CDS encoding prolyl oligopeptidase family serine peptidase, with the protein product MTLEYSLTNTPFHDLDQFIALPRLGGLAISPDGTRLVTSVATLNAKKTAYRTALWEIDPMREGRARRLTRSSKGEAAPVFSHNGDLYFTSSRPADEDDDETQGAALWRIPEGGGEAEQVLSRAGGVSGLIAASSAETMIVTAPVLAGSTDEEDDATRRTLRKDKKVAAILHSGYPIRDWDHDIGPDEARLFALEQKKTDDDGGHAGTSDANLMATNEGEPPRELRNLTPDARTTLGSADVVISDDGRTVISSCQRSLAKGDSRSYLIAIDVESGRSRTLLSDDSADYSPGPVSPDGSQVIVQISTVTDATTAPRNSLGLVSLDGGTLVTLAENWNRWPSAAGWLPDGTGVVVTADDDGGCPVFLIDVGTSDVQRLTKDGASYSDVVVSPTGDCVYALRSSYEFPAEPVEVDLSTGNVRTLSSPVDRPALPGRLERVETRADDGTRIASWLVMPGGAAAADPAPLLLWIHGGPLGSWNAWSWRWTPWNMAALGYAVLLPDPALSTGYGQDFIQRGWGSWGREPYTDLMAALDGVLDRPDIDETRTAAMGGSFGGYMANWIAGQTDRFNCIVTHASLWALEQFGPTTDFSTYWEREMTPQMVEENSPHQSVAKISTPMLVIHGDKDYRVPIGEGLRLWYDLMSKSALPADEKGETKHRFLYFPDENHWILQPQHARIWYLTVQHFLGQHGMGPEVELPKELGR
- a CDS encoding CsbD family protein; translation: MGLGDKISNKAEEVGGKAKQGFGDATDNESLQAEGHGDQAKAETKQAGEKVKDHFKDDNK
- a CDS encoding amino-acid N-acetyltransferase is translated as MVSEFTTRPARTGDVAAIKELVAPFAEDRVLMAKETVAYFEGVQEFRVAVDADKCVIGCGALHVMWEDLAEVRTLAAAPDWLGRGVGHVLLEELLTGARALGVSRVFCLTFEVDFFRRHGFEVMENQSAIDPVIYSELLRSHDEGVAEFLDLARVKPNTLGNTRMICTL